One genomic segment of Suncus etruscus isolate mSunEtr1 chromosome 15, mSunEtr1.pri.cur, whole genome shotgun sequence includes these proteins:
- the ADGRL1 gene encoding adhesion G protein-coupled receptor L1 isoform X5 yields the protein MARLAAATWSLCVTAVLVTSATQAGLSRAGLPFGLMRRELACEGYPIELRCPGSDVIMVENANYGRTDDKICDADPFQMENVQCYLPDAFKIMSQRCNNRTQCVVVAGSDAFPDPCPGTYKYLEVQYDCVPYIFVCPGTLQKVLEPTSTHESEHQSGAWCKDPLQAGDRIYVMPWVPYRTDTLTEYASWEDYVAARHTTTYRLPKPRVDGTGFVVYDGAVFYNKERTRNIVKYDLRTRIKSGETVINTANYHDTSPYRWGGKTDIDLAVDENGLWVLYATEGNNGRLVVSQLNPYTLRFEGTWETGYDKRSASNAFMVCGVLYVLRSVYVDDDSEAAGNRVDYAFNTNANREEPVGLAFPNPYQFVSSVDYNPRDNQLYVWNNYFVVRYGLEFGPPDPSAGPATSPPLSTTTTARPTPLTSTASPAATTPLRRAPLTTHPVGAINQLGPELPPATAPVPSTRRPPAPNLHVSPELFCEPREVRRVQWPATQQGMLVERPCPKGTRGIASFQCLPALGLWNPRGPDLSNCTSPWVNQVAQKIKSGENAANIASELARHTRGSIYAGDVSSSVKLMEQLLDILDAQLQALRPIERESAGKNYNKMHKRERTCKDYIKAVVETVDNLLRPEALESWKDMNATEQVHTATMLLDVLEEGAFLLADNVREPARFLAAKQNVVLEVTVLNTEGQVQELVFPQEYPSENSIQLSANTIKQNSRNGVVKVVFILYNNLGLFLSTENATVKLAGETGTSGSGGASLVVNSQVIAASINKESSRVFLMDPVIFTVAHLEVKNHFNANCSFWNYSERSMLGYWSTQGCRLVESNKTHTTCACSHLTNFAVLMAHREIYQGRMNELLLSVITWVGIVISLVCLAICISTFCFLRGLQTDRNTIHKNLCINLFLAELLFLVGIDKTQYEIACPIFAGLLHYFFLAAFSWLCLEGVHLYLLLVEVFESEYSRTKYYYMGGYCFPALVVGIAAAIDYRSYGTEKACWLRVDNYFIWSFIGPVSFVIVVNLVFLMVTLHKMIRSSSVLKPDSSRLDNIKSWALGAITLLFLLGLTWAFGLLFINKESVVMAYLFTTFNAFQGVFIFVFHCALQKKVHKEYGKCLRHSYCCIRAPPGGAHGSLKTSAMRSNTRYYTGTQSRIRRMWNDTVRKQTESSFMAGDINSTPTLNRGTMGNHLLTNPVLPPRGGTSPYNTLIAESVGFNPSSPPVFNSPGSYREPKHPVGGREACGMDTLPLNGNFNNSYSLRSGDFPPGDGVPEPPRGRNLADAAAFEKMIISELVHNNLRAAGGASKVPPPPPEPPGPPVPGGGGSSGGGGGGGVEEEAGAPGAERAEIELLYKALEEPLLLPRAQSVLYQSDLDESESCTAEEVTSRPLSSPPGRESLYASGANLRDSPSYPDSSPEGPSEALPPPPPAPPGPPEIYYTSRPPALVARNPLQGYYQVRRPSHEGYLAPPGLEGPGPDGDGQMQLVTSL from the exons ATGGCCCGCCTGGCAGCTGCCACTTGGAGCCTGTGTGTCACGGCCGTGCTGGTCACCTCGGCCACCCAAG CGGGCCTGAGCCGGGCCGGGCTCCCTTTCGGGCTGATGCGCCGGGAGCTGGCATGCGAGGGGTACCCCATCGAGCTGCGGTGCCCGGGCAGCGACGTCATCATGGTGGAGAACGCCAACTACGGACGCACGGATGACAAGATCTGTGACGCGGACCCCTTCCAGATGGAGAACGTGCAGTGCTACCTTCCCGACGCCTTCAAGATCATGTCCCAGAG GTGCAACAACCGCACCCAGTGCGTGGTGGTCGCCGGCTCGGACGCCTTTCCCGATCCCTGTCCCGGGACCTACAAGTACCTGGAGGTGCAGTACGACTGTGTCCCCTACA TCTTCGTGTGCCCGGGGACCCTGCAGAAGGTGCTGGAGCCCACGTCCACGCACGAGTCGGAGCACCAGTCGGGCGCGTGGTGCAAAGACCCGCTGCAGGCCGGCGACCGCATCTACGTGATGCCCTGGGTGCCCTACCGCACCGACACGCTCACCGAGTACGCGTCGTGGGAGGACTACGTGGCCGCGCGCCACACCACCACGTACCGGCTGCCCAAACCGCGTGTGGACGGCACGGGCTTCGTGGTCTACGACGGCGCCGTGTTCTACAACAAGGAGCGCACCCGCAACATCGTCAAGTACGACCTGCGCACCCGCATCAAGAGCGGGGAGACGGTCATCAACACGGCCAACTACCACGACACGTCGCCCTACCGCTGGGGCGGCAAGACGGACATCGACCTGGCCGTGGACGAGAACGGGCTGTGGGTGCTCTACGCCACCGAGGGCAACAACGGGCGGCTGGTGGTGAGCCAGCTGAACCCCTACACGCTGCGCTTCGAGGGCACCTGGGAGACGGGCTACGACAAGCGCTCGGCCTCCAACGCCTTCATGGTGTGCGGGGTCCTCTACGTGTTGCGCAGCGTCTACGTGGATGACGACAGCGAGGCGGCCGGCAACCGCGTGGACTACGCCTTCAACACCAACGCCAACCGCGAGGAGCCCGTGGGCCTGGCCTTCCCCAACCCCTACCAGTTCGTGTCCTCCGTCGACTACAACCCCCGCGACAACCAGCTCTACGTGTGGAACAACTACTTCGTGGTGCGCTACGGCCTGGAGTTCGGGCCGCCCGACCCCAGCGCCG GCCCGGCCACGTCCCCACCGCTCAGCACGACCACCACGGCCCGACCCACGCCCCTCACCAGCACCGCCTCGCCGGCAGCCACCACCCCGCTCCGCCGGGCGCCGCTCACCACGCATCCGGTGGGCGCCATCAACCAGCTGGGACCTGAGCTGCCACCGGCCACCGCCCCGGTGCCCAGTACGCGGCGGCCCCCCGCCCCCAACCTCCACGTGTCCCCCGAGCTCTTCTGCGAACCGCGAGAGGTGCGGCGGGTGCAGTGGCCTGCCACTCAGCAGGGCATGTTGGTGGAGCGGCCCTGTCCCAAGGGCACACGAG GGATTGCCTCCTTCCAGTGTCTGCCGGCCTTGGGGCTCTGGAACCCTCGGGGCCCCGACCTCAGCAACTGCACCTCCCCCTGGGTCAACCAGGTGGCCCAGAAG ATCAAGAGCGGGGAGAACGCGGCCAACATCGCCAGCGAGCTGGCCCGCCACACCCGGGGCTCCATCTACGCTGGGGATGTGTCGTCTTCCGTGAAGCTCATGGAGCAGCTGCTGGACATCCTGGATGCGCAGCTGCAGGCCCTGCGCCCCATCGAGCGCGAGTCGGCGGGCAAGAACTACAACAAG ATGCACAAGCGGGAGAGAACCTGCAAGGACTATATCAAG GCGGTGGTGGAGACAGTAGATAACCTGCTGCGGCCCGAGGCGCTCGAGTCCTGGAAGGACATGAACGCCACCGAGCAGGTGCACACAGCCACGATGCTGCTGGATGTGCTGGAGGAGGGCGCCTTCCTGCTGGCCGACAACGTGCGCGAACCAGCCCGCTTCCTGGCCGCCAAGCAGAACGTGG TCCTGGAGGTGACGGTGCTGAACACGGAGGGTCAGGTGCAAGAGCTGGTGTTCCCGCAGGAGTACCCGAGCGAGAACTCCATCCAGCTCTCGGCCAACACCATCAAGCAGAACAGCCGCAACG GGGTGGTCAAGGTTGTGTTTATCCTCTACAACAACCTGGGCCTCTTTCTGTCCACGGAGAACGCCACGGTGAAGCTGGCGGGTGAAACGGGCACCAGCGGCTCCGGGGGCGCCTCCTTGGTGGTCAACTCACAAGTCATTGCTGCCTCCATCAACAAGGAGTCCAGCCGCGTCTTCCTCATGGACCCCGTCATCTTCACTGTGGCGCACCTGGAG GTGAAAAACCACTTCAATGCTAACTGCTCCTTCTGGAACTACTCGGAGCGATCCATGCTAGGCTACTGGTCCACACAGGGCTGCCGCCTGGTGGAGTCCAATAAGACGCACACCACGTGCGCCTGCAGCCACCTCACCAACTTCGCCGTGCTCATGGCGCATAGAGAGATC TACCAGGGCCGCATGAACGAGCTGCTGCTGTCCGTCATCACGTGGGTGGGCATCGTGATCTCCCTGGTGTGCCTGGCCATCTGCATCTCCACCTTCTGCTTCCTGCGGGGGCTGCAGACCGACCGCAACACCATCCACAAGAACCTTTGCATCAACCTCTTCCTGGCCGAGCTGCTCTTCCTGGTGGGGATTGACAAGACCCAGTACGAG ATCGCCTGCCCCATCTTTGCGGGGCTGCTGCACTATTTCTTCCTGGCCGCCTTCTCGTGGCTCTGCCTAGAGGGCGTGCACCTCTACCTGCTGCTGGTGGAGGTGTTCGAGAGCGAATACTCACGCACCAAGTACTACTATATGGGCGGCTACTGCTTCCCCGCCCTGGTGGTGGGCATCGCCGCGGCCATCGACTACCGCAGCTACGGCACCGAGAAGGC CTGCTGGCTTCGAGTGGACAATTATTTCATCTGGAGCTTCATCGGGCCTGTTTCCTTCGTGATCGTG GTAAACCTGGTGTTCCTCATGGTCACACTGCACAAGATGATTCGGAGCTCCTCTGTGCTGAAGCCTGATTCCAGCCGTCTGGACAACATTAA GTCCTGGGCCCTGGGGGCCATCACACTGCTCTTTCTGCTGGGTCTCACCTGGGCTTTCGGGCTGCTGTTTATTAATAAAGAGTCGGTGGTCATGGCCTATCTCTTCACCACCTTCAACGCCTTCCAGGGCGTCTTCATCTTCGTCTTTCACTGCGCCCTGCAGAAGAAG GTCCACAAGGAGTACGGCAAGTGCCTGCGACACTCCTACTGCTGCATCCGCGCGCCGCCAGGGGGCGCGCACGGCTCCCTCAAGACCTCAGCCATGCGGAGCAACACGCGCTACTACACGGGCACCCAG AGCCGAATCCGAAGGATGTGGAACGACACGGTGCGGAAACAGACGGAGTCGTCCTTCATGGCTGGGGACATCAACAGCACCCCCACCCTGAACCGAG GTACCATGGGGAACCACCTGCTGACCAACCCGGTGCTGCCCCCGCGCGGGGGCACCAGCCCCTACAACACCCTCATCGCTGAGTCGGTGGGCTTCAACCCCTCCTCGCCCCCCGTCTTCAACTCCCCAG GGAGCTACCGGGAACCCA AGCACCCTGTGGGCGGCCGGGAAGCCTGCGGGATGGACACGTTGCCCCTGAACGGCAACTTCAACAACAGCTACTCCTTGCGGAGCGGGGACTTTCCCCCGGGGGACGGGGTCCCCGAGCCGCCGCGGGGTCGGAACCTGGCGGACGCGGCCGCTTTCGAGAAGATGATCATCTCCGAGCTGGTGCACAATAACCTGCGCGCGGCGGGCGGCGCCTCCAAGGTGCCCCCGCCACCGCCCGAGCCCCCTGGACCGCCCGTGCCCGGTGGCGGTGGCAGCagcggcggaggcggcggcggcggcgtggAGGAGGAGGCCGGAGCACCGGGCGCCGAGCGCGCCGAGATCGAACTGCTCTACAAGGCGCTGGAGGAGCCGCTGCTGCTGCCCCGGGCCCAGTCCGTGCTGTACCAGAGCGACCTGGACGAGTCGGAGAGCTGCACCGCCGAGGAGGTGACCAGCCGCCCGCTGTCCTCGCCGCCCGGCCGGGAGTCCCTGTACGCCAGCGGCGCCAACCTGCGGGACTCGCCCTCCTACCCGGACAGCAGCCCCGAGGGGCCCAGCGAGGCCCTGCCCCCGCCCCCGCCCGCGCCCCCGGGGCCCCCCGAAATCTACTACACGTCGCGCCCACCCGCGCTCGTGGCCCGGAACCCGCTCCAGGGATACTACCAGGTGCGGCGGCCCAGCCACGAGGGCTACCTGGCACCCCCCGGCCTCGAGGGGCCCGGGCCGGACGGGGACGGGCAGATGCAGCTGGTCACCAGCCTCTGA
- the ADGRL1 gene encoding adhesion G protein-coupled receptor L1 isoform X4, with translation MARLAAATWSLCVTAVLVTSATQAGLSRAGLPFGLMRRELACEGYPIELRCPGSDVIMVENANYGRTDDKICDADPFQMENVQCYLPDAFKIMSQRCNNRTQCVVVAGSDAFPDPCPGTYKYLEVQYDCVPYKVEQKVFVCPGTLQKVLEPTSTHESEHQSGAWCKDPLQAGDRIYVMPWVPYRTDTLTEYASWEDYVAARHTTTYRLPKPRVDGTGFVVYDGAVFYNKERTRNIVKYDLRTRIKSGETVINTANYHDTSPYRWGGKTDIDLAVDENGLWVLYATEGNNGRLVVSQLNPYTLRFEGTWETGYDKRSASNAFMVCGVLYVLRSVYVDDDSEAAGNRVDYAFNTNANREEPVGLAFPNPYQFVSSVDYNPRDNQLYVWNNYFVVRYGLEFGPPDPSAGPATSPPLSTTTTARPTPLTSTASPAATTPLRRAPLTTHPVGAINQLGPELPPATAPVPSTRRPPAPNLHVSPELFCEPREVRRVQWPATQQGMLVERPCPKGTRGIASFQCLPALGLWNPRGPDLSNCTSPWVNQVAQKIKSGENAANIASELARHTRGSIYAGDVSSSVKLMEQLLDILDAQLQALRPIERESAGKNYNKMHKRERTCKDYIKAVVETVDNLLRPEALESWKDMNATEQVHTATMLLDVLEEGAFLLADNVREPARFLAAKQNVVLEVTVLNTEGQVQELVFPQEYPSENSIQLSANTIKQNSRNGVVKVVFILYNNLGLFLSTENATVKLAGETGTSGSGGASLVVNSQVIAASINKESSRVFLMDPVIFTVAHLEVKNHFNANCSFWNYSERSMLGYWSTQGCRLVESNKTHTTCACSHLTNFAVLMAHREIYQGRMNELLLSVITWVGIVISLVCLAICISTFCFLRGLQTDRNTIHKNLCINLFLAELLFLVGIDKTQYEIACPIFAGLLHYFFLAAFSWLCLEGVHLYLLLVEVFESEYSRTKYYYMGGYCFPALVVGIAAAIDYRSYGTEKACWLRVDNYFIWSFIGPVSFVIVVNLVFLMVTLHKMIRSSSVLKPDSSRLDNIKSWALGAITLLFLLGLTWAFGLLFINKESVVMAYLFTTFNAFQGVFIFVFHCALQKKVHKEYGKCLRHSYCCIRAPPGGAHGSLKTSAMRSNTRYYTGTQSRIRRMWNDTVRKQTESSFMAGDINSTPTLNRGTMGNHLLTNPVLPPRGGTSPYNTLIAESVGFNPSSPPVFNSPGSYREPKHPVGGREACGMDTLPLNGNFNNSYSLRSGDFPPGDGVPEPPRGRNLADAAAFEKMIISELVHNNLRAAGGASKVPPPPPEPPGPPVPGGGGSSGGGGGGGVEEEAGAPGAERAEIELLYKALEEPLLLPRAQSVLYQSDLDESESCTAEEVTSRPLSSPPGRESLYASGANLRDSPSYPDSSPEGPSEALPPPPPAPPGPPEIYYTSRPPALVARNPLQGYYQVRRPSHEGYLAPPGLEGPGPDGDGQMQLVTSL, from the exons ATGGCCCGCCTGGCAGCTGCCACTTGGAGCCTGTGTGTCACGGCCGTGCTGGTCACCTCGGCCACCCAAG CGGGCCTGAGCCGGGCCGGGCTCCCTTTCGGGCTGATGCGCCGGGAGCTGGCATGCGAGGGGTACCCCATCGAGCTGCGGTGCCCGGGCAGCGACGTCATCATGGTGGAGAACGCCAACTACGGACGCACGGATGACAAGATCTGTGACGCGGACCCCTTCCAGATGGAGAACGTGCAGTGCTACCTTCCCGACGCCTTCAAGATCATGTCCCAGAG GTGCAACAACCGCACCCAGTGCGTGGTGGTCGCCGGCTCGGACGCCTTTCCCGATCCCTGTCCCGGGACCTACAAGTACCTGGAGGTGCAGTACGACTGTGTCCCCTACA AAGTGGAGCAGAAAG TCTTCGTGTGCCCGGGGACCCTGCAGAAGGTGCTGGAGCCCACGTCCACGCACGAGTCGGAGCACCAGTCGGGCGCGTGGTGCAAAGACCCGCTGCAGGCCGGCGACCGCATCTACGTGATGCCCTGGGTGCCCTACCGCACCGACACGCTCACCGAGTACGCGTCGTGGGAGGACTACGTGGCCGCGCGCCACACCACCACGTACCGGCTGCCCAAACCGCGTGTGGACGGCACGGGCTTCGTGGTCTACGACGGCGCCGTGTTCTACAACAAGGAGCGCACCCGCAACATCGTCAAGTACGACCTGCGCACCCGCATCAAGAGCGGGGAGACGGTCATCAACACGGCCAACTACCACGACACGTCGCCCTACCGCTGGGGCGGCAAGACGGACATCGACCTGGCCGTGGACGAGAACGGGCTGTGGGTGCTCTACGCCACCGAGGGCAACAACGGGCGGCTGGTGGTGAGCCAGCTGAACCCCTACACGCTGCGCTTCGAGGGCACCTGGGAGACGGGCTACGACAAGCGCTCGGCCTCCAACGCCTTCATGGTGTGCGGGGTCCTCTACGTGTTGCGCAGCGTCTACGTGGATGACGACAGCGAGGCGGCCGGCAACCGCGTGGACTACGCCTTCAACACCAACGCCAACCGCGAGGAGCCCGTGGGCCTGGCCTTCCCCAACCCCTACCAGTTCGTGTCCTCCGTCGACTACAACCCCCGCGACAACCAGCTCTACGTGTGGAACAACTACTTCGTGGTGCGCTACGGCCTGGAGTTCGGGCCGCCCGACCCCAGCGCCG GCCCGGCCACGTCCCCACCGCTCAGCACGACCACCACGGCCCGACCCACGCCCCTCACCAGCACCGCCTCGCCGGCAGCCACCACCCCGCTCCGCCGGGCGCCGCTCACCACGCATCCGGTGGGCGCCATCAACCAGCTGGGACCTGAGCTGCCACCGGCCACCGCCCCGGTGCCCAGTACGCGGCGGCCCCCCGCCCCCAACCTCCACGTGTCCCCCGAGCTCTTCTGCGAACCGCGAGAGGTGCGGCGGGTGCAGTGGCCTGCCACTCAGCAGGGCATGTTGGTGGAGCGGCCCTGTCCCAAGGGCACACGAG GGATTGCCTCCTTCCAGTGTCTGCCGGCCTTGGGGCTCTGGAACCCTCGGGGCCCCGACCTCAGCAACTGCACCTCCCCCTGGGTCAACCAGGTGGCCCAGAAG ATCAAGAGCGGGGAGAACGCGGCCAACATCGCCAGCGAGCTGGCCCGCCACACCCGGGGCTCCATCTACGCTGGGGATGTGTCGTCTTCCGTGAAGCTCATGGAGCAGCTGCTGGACATCCTGGATGCGCAGCTGCAGGCCCTGCGCCCCATCGAGCGCGAGTCGGCGGGCAAGAACTACAACAAG ATGCACAAGCGGGAGAGAACCTGCAAGGACTATATCAAG GCGGTGGTGGAGACAGTAGATAACCTGCTGCGGCCCGAGGCGCTCGAGTCCTGGAAGGACATGAACGCCACCGAGCAGGTGCACACAGCCACGATGCTGCTGGATGTGCTGGAGGAGGGCGCCTTCCTGCTGGCCGACAACGTGCGCGAACCAGCCCGCTTCCTGGCCGCCAAGCAGAACGTGG TCCTGGAGGTGACGGTGCTGAACACGGAGGGTCAGGTGCAAGAGCTGGTGTTCCCGCAGGAGTACCCGAGCGAGAACTCCATCCAGCTCTCGGCCAACACCATCAAGCAGAACAGCCGCAACG GGGTGGTCAAGGTTGTGTTTATCCTCTACAACAACCTGGGCCTCTTTCTGTCCACGGAGAACGCCACGGTGAAGCTGGCGGGTGAAACGGGCACCAGCGGCTCCGGGGGCGCCTCCTTGGTGGTCAACTCACAAGTCATTGCTGCCTCCATCAACAAGGAGTCCAGCCGCGTCTTCCTCATGGACCCCGTCATCTTCACTGTGGCGCACCTGGAG GTGAAAAACCACTTCAATGCTAACTGCTCCTTCTGGAACTACTCGGAGCGATCCATGCTAGGCTACTGGTCCACACAGGGCTGCCGCCTGGTGGAGTCCAATAAGACGCACACCACGTGCGCCTGCAGCCACCTCACCAACTTCGCCGTGCTCATGGCGCATAGAGAGATC TACCAGGGCCGCATGAACGAGCTGCTGCTGTCCGTCATCACGTGGGTGGGCATCGTGATCTCCCTGGTGTGCCTGGCCATCTGCATCTCCACCTTCTGCTTCCTGCGGGGGCTGCAGACCGACCGCAACACCATCCACAAGAACCTTTGCATCAACCTCTTCCTGGCCGAGCTGCTCTTCCTGGTGGGGATTGACAAGACCCAGTACGAG ATCGCCTGCCCCATCTTTGCGGGGCTGCTGCACTATTTCTTCCTGGCCGCCTTCTCGTGGCTCTGCCTAGAGGGCGTGCACCTCTACCTGCTGCTGGTGGAGGTGTTCGAGAGCGAATACTCACGCACCAAGTACTACTATATGGGCGGCTACTGCTTCCCCGCCCTGGTGGTGGGCATCGCCGCGGCCATCGACTACCGCAGCTACGGCACCGAGAAGGC CTGCTGGCTTCGAGTGGACAATTATTTCATCTGGAGCTTCATCGGGCCTGTTTCCTTCGTGATCGTG GTAAACCTGGTGTTCCTCATGGTCACACTGCACAAGATGATTCGGAGCTCCTCTGTGCTGAAGCCTGATTCCAGCCGTCTGGACAACATTAA GTCCTGGGCCCTGGGGGCCATCACACTGCTCTTTCTGCTGGGTCTCACCTGGGCTTTCGGGCTGCTGTTTATTAATAAAGAGTCGGTGGTCATGGCCTATCTCTTCACCACCTTCAACGCCTTCCAGGGCGTCTTCATCTTCGTCTTTCACTGCGCCCTGCAGAAGAAG GTCCACAAGGAGTACGGCAAGTGCCTGCGACACTCCTACTGCTGCATCCGCGCGCCGCCAGGGGGCGCGCACGGCTCCCTCAAGACCTCAGCCATGCGGAGCAACACGCGCTACTACACGGGCACCCAG AGCCGAATCCGAAGGATGTGGAACGACACGGTGCGGAAACAGACGGAGTCGTCCTTCATGGCTGGGGACATCAACAGCACCCCCACCCTGAACCGAG GTACCATGGGGAACCACCTGCTGACCAACCCGGTGCTGCCCCCGCGCGGGGGCACCAGCCCCTACAACACCCTCATCGCTGAGTCGGTGGGCTTCAACCCCTCCTCGCCCCCCGTCTTCAACTCCCCAG GGAGCTACCGGGAACCCA AGCACCCTGTGGGCGGCCGGGAAGCCTGCGGGATGGACACGTTGCCCCTGAACGGCAACTTCAACAACAGCTACTCCTTGCGGAGCGGGGACTTTCCCCCGGGGGACGGGGTCCCCGAGCCGCCGCGGGGTCGGAACCTGGCGGACGCGGCCGCTTTCGAGAAGATGATCATCTCCGAGCTGGTGCACAATAACCTGCGCGCGGCGGGCGGCGCCTCCAAGGTGCCCCCGCCACCGCCCGAGCCCCCTGGACCGCCCGTGCCCGGTGGCGGTGGCAGCagcggcggaggcggcggcggcggcgtggAGGAGGAGGCCGGAGCACCGGGCGCCGAGCGCGCCGAGATCGAACTGCTCTACAAGGCGCTGGAGGAGCCGCTGCTGCTGCCCCGGGCCCAGTCCGTGCTGTACCAGAGCGACCTGGACGAGTCGGAGAGCTGCACCGCCGAGGAGGTGACCAGCCGCCCGCTGTCCTCGCCGCCCGGCCGGGAGTCCCTGTACGCCAGCGGCGCCAACCTGCGGGACTCGCCCTCCTACCCGGACAGCAGCCCCGAGGGGCCCAGCGAGGCCCTGCCCCCGCCCCCGCCCGCGCCCCCGGGGCCCCCCGAAATCTACTACACGTCGCGCCCACCCGCGCTCGTGGCCCGGAACCCGCTCCAGGGATACTACCAGGTGCGGCGGCCCAGCCACGAGGGCTACCTGGCACCCCCCGGCCTCGAGGGGCCCGGGCCGGACGGGGACGGGCAGATGCAGCTGGTCACCAGCCTCTGA